Proteins encoded by one window of Bubalus bubalis isolate 160015118507 breed Murrah chromosome 4, NDDB_SH_1, whole genome shotgun sequence:
- the RASSF8 gene encoding ras association domain-containing protein 8, translated as MELKVWVDGVQRIVCGVTEVTTCQEVVIALAQAIGRTGRYTLIEKWRDTERHLAPHENPIISLNKWGQYASDVQLILRRTGPSLSERPTSDSVARIPERTLYRQSLPPLAKLRPQIDKTIKRREPKRKSLTFTGGAKGLMDIFGKGKETEFKQKVLNNCKTTADELKKLIRLQTEKLQSIEKELESNEIEIRFWEQKYNSNLEEEIVRLEQKIKRNDVEIEEEEFWENELQIEQENEKQLKDQLQEIRQKITECESKLKDYLAQIQTMESGLEAEKLQREVQEAQVNEEEVKGKIGKVRGEIDIQGQQSLRLENGIKAVERSLGQATKRLQDKEQELEQLTKELRQVNLQQFIQQTGTKVTVLPAEPIEVEALHADIEREAPFQSGSLKRPGSSRQLPSNLRILQNPISSGFNPEGIYV; from the exons ATGGAACTTAAAGTATGGGTGGACGGAGTTCAGAGGATTGTTTGTGGGGTCACCGAGGTCACAACTTGCCAGGAGGTTGTCATAGCCTTAGCTCAAGCAATAG GTCGAACTGGAAGGTACACGCTTATAGAGAAATGGAGAGATACTGAAAGGCACTTAGCACCTCATGAAAATCCTATCATATCCTTAAACAAATGGGGGCAGTATGCTAGCGATGTACAGCTGATCTTACGTCGCACAGGGCCGTCTCTCAGTGAGCGACCCACGTCGGATAGTGTGGCTCGAATTCCTGAAAGAACTTTGTACAGGCAGAGTTTGCCCCCCTTAGCTAAACTGAGGCCTCAGATTGACAAAACAATCAAAAGGAGAGAACCTAAAAGGAAATCATTAACATTTACAGGAGGTGCCAAAGGATTAATGGACATTTTTGGAAAaggtaaagaaactgaatttaagCAAAAGGTGCTGAATAACTGCAAAACAACCGCAGATGAGTTGAAGAAGCTGATCCGTTTGCAGACCGAGAAGCTCCAATCCATTGAGAAAGAGCTAGAatcaaatgaaatagaaatacgATTTTGGGAGCAAAAATATAATTCTAACCTTGAAGAGGAAATTGTCCGCCTGGAGCAAAAGATCAAAAGAAATGAtgtagaaattgaagaggaagagtTTTGGGAAAATGAATTACAGATtgaacaggaaaatgaaaaacagcTGAAAGATCAACTTcaagaaataagacagaaaataacagaatgtgaAAGCAAGTTAAAGGACTATTTGGCTCAAATTCAGACTATGGAAAGTGGTCTTGAAGCAGAAAAATTGCAACgggaagtccaagaggcacaagtAAATGAAGAAGAGGTTAAAGGCAAGATCGGTAAGGTCAGAGGGGAAATTGACATTCAAGGCCAGCAGAGTTTAAGGCTGGAAAATGGTATTAAAGCTGTGGAAAGATCTCTTGGCCAAGCCACAAAACGATTACAG GACAAAGAACAAGAATTGGAGCAGTTGACCAAAGAGCTGCGGCAAGTCAACCTCCAGCAGTTTATCCAGCAGACAGGGACGAAAGTCACCGTTCTGCCAGCGGAACCCATTGAAGTGGAGGCCTTGCATGCAGACATAGAAAGGG AGGCACCATTCCAGTCTGGGTCCCTGAAGCGGCCTGGCTCCTCTCGGCAGCTCCCCAGTAACCTGCGTATTCTACAGAATCCTATCTCATCTGGTTTTAACCCTGAAGGCATATATGTATAA